The following are encoded in a window of Thalassotalea euphylliae genomic DNA:
- the ybgC gene encoding tol-pal system-associated acyl-CoA thioesterase, which yields MTSPSFQLPIRVFYEDTDAGGIVYYANYLKFFERARTEWLRALGIAQSDFLKHSLGFVVRRVEMDNIAPARLDDLITVHSEITRLKKASVMFSQSITHENGKVLCRVEVTVACVDFSKNKPCPIPAFILGALQSVS from the coding sequence ATGACCTCTCCTTCGTTTCAATTACCTATCCGCGTGTTTTATGAAGACACGGATGCGGGTGGTATTGTCTATTACGCAAATTATTTAAAATTTTTTGAACGCGCGCGCACGGAGTGGTTAAGAGCACTAGGCATTGCTCAGTCAGATTTTCTCAAACATTCATTGGGTTTTGTTGTCAGACGAGTTGAAATGGACAACATTGCACCCGCCCGATTGGACGATCTTATTACGGTTCACTCCGAGATAACGCGACTGAAAAAAGCCAGTGTGATGTTTTCACAGTCAATAACCCATGAAAACGGCAAGGTACTTTGCCGAGTGGAAGTTACCGTGGCTTGCGTAGATTTTTCGAAAAATAAACCCTGCCCAATACCAGCATTTATCCTAGGAG